One genomic window of Punica granatum isolate Tunisia-2019 chromosome 1, ASM765513v2, whole genome shotgun sequence includes the following:
- the LOC116193095 gene encoding probable carboxylesterase 8 yields the protein MSDQIPSSSSPMDPYEFLKISPNPDGSLTRHSPLPSVPASESSSGAARSRDVLLDPAKQTFLRMFLPATHAANDTGKLPVVIYFHGGGFILFSVTSLPFHESCARLTAQLGAIVLSVEYCLAPEHRLPAAYYDAVDALNWLRDQARSGASGCDAWLWEHADFSRCFLMGSSAGGNIVYHAALRALDIDFSPVQIRGLIMNQPYFGGVERTGSETRLVNDRILPQAANDLMWSLALPQGADRDHEYCNPMTTMEHEKISRLPKCLVRGYGGDPLVDKQKEFAKALEARGAHVVTRFDEGGFHAVELFDPTAAKALFEIIHEFVHVTCASVKSTM from the exons ATGTCCGATCAGatcccttcctcctcctctccaaTGGACCCCTATGAGTTCCTGAAGATCTCCCCAAACCCTGATGGCTCCCTCACCCGCCACTCCCCGCTTCCTTCTGTCCCCGCCTCGGAGTCCTCCTCCGGCGCTGCCCGTTCGAGGGACGTCCTGCTGGACCCCGCCAAGCAGACCTTCCTCCGCATGTTCCTCCCTGCCACCCATGCTGCCAATGATACCGGCAAGCTGCCCGTGGTGATCTACTTCCACGGTGGTGGCTTCATCCTCTTCAGCGTGACATCCCTGCCATTCCATGAGTCATGTGCCCGCTTGACCGCCCAGCTCGGTGCCATCGTCCTGTCGGTCGAGTACTGCCTCGCCCCTGAGCACCGACTCCCAGCCGCATACTATGACGCGGTGGACGCGCTCAACTGGCTCCGCGACCAAGCGAGGTCGGGCGCCTCGGGCTGCGATGCGTGGCTGTGGGAGCATGCAGATTTCTCCAG GTGTTTCTTGATGGGAAGTAGTGCGGGCGGGAATATTGTCTACCATGCGGCCCTACGTGCACTCGATATCGACTTCTCCCCGGTACAGATTAGAGGGCTGATAATGAACCAGCCCTACTTTGGTGGTGTCGAGAGGACAGGGTCCGAGACGAGGCTGGTCAACGATCGCATCTTGCCACAGGCAGCAAACGACCTGATGTGGTCGCTCGCGTTACCGCAAGGCGCCGATCGAGATCATGAGTACTGCAACCCGATGACTACCATGGAACACGAGAAAATCAGCAGGCTACCAAAGTGCCTAGTCCGGGGATACGGTGGGGACCCTCTCGTGGACAAGCAGAAGGAGTTCGCCAAGGCACTGGAAGCACGAGGGGCGCATGTGGTGACCCGGTTCGACGAGGGAGGATTCCATGCAGTGGAGCTCTTCGATCCCACAGCAGCCAAGGCTTTGTTCGAGATTATACATGAATTTGTGCATGTTACCTGTGCTTCTGTGAAATCAACTATGTAA